The DNA window GCCGAAACGAAAGAAGGCCGCACTTTGCGGGTGCGGCCTTCTCGAAAACTTTGCTGATCTATCTGTTCAGCGTTGTCGTCGGACACGGCGCGACCCATCATCGTCGAACGAGCGACGACGGAAAGCTGCGCGGAGTTGGGTCCGGTTCAATGTCATGACGGGGCCATACAGCCGAAGGGCGGGCGCTGTCAAGGGTGCATCGCGCTTTTTGGTAGAGCTAAGATCTAGAAACCGGCGACGCTGCCGTGCAGGTCATATTCGTCCGCACGCTCGATTTTCGCCGTAACGATCTCGCCGACGCGGAGCGGCCGGCGGCTCGAAACATAGACCGCGCCGTCGATCTGCGGCGCGTCGGCCTTGGAGCGGCCTTTCGATACGGTCGGGCCGACTTCGTCGATGATGACCTGCTGCCGCGAGCCGACCTTGCGCTTCAACCGGCGCGCGGAGATCTTCTGCTGCCGCGCCATCAGCGCGTTCCAGCGCTCCTGCTTGACCTCGCCGGGCACGGCATGGCCGAGCGCATTCGAGGAAGCGCCCGCAACCGGCTCATATTTGAAGCAGCCGACGCGATCGATTTCGGCTTCTTCAAGCCAGTCGAGCAAATAGGCAAAATCGGAATCGGTCTCGCCGGGGAAGCCGACGATGAATGTCGAACGCAGCGTCAGCTCCGGGCACTCCTCGCGCCATTTCTTGATCCGCCCAAGCGTCTTGTCCTGCGCCGCGGGACGCTTCATCTGCTTGAGGATCTCGGGGCTTGCGTGCTGAAAGGGAATGTCGAGATAGGGCAGGATCTTGCCTTGCGTCATCAGGCCGATGACTTCGTCGACATGCGGATAGGGGTAGACATACTGCAACCGAACCCAGGCGCCGAACTCGCCGAGCTCCTGCGCAAGGTCATAGAATTTCGCGCGGACTTCGCGATCCCGCCAGGGGCTCGCGGCATATTTCAGATCGACGCCATAGGCCGAGGTGTCCTGCGAGATCACCAGCAATTCCTTGACGCCGGCGTTAACAAGCTTTTCGGCCTCGCGCAGCACGTCGTTGGCGGAGCGGGACACCAGGTCGCCGCGCAGCTTCGGGATGATACAGAAGCTGCAGCGGTTGTTGCAGCCTTCGGATATTTTCAGATAGGCGTAATGCCGCGGCGTCAGCTTGATGCCCTGTGGCGGGACCAGATCGAGATGCGGATTATGGACCGGCGGCAGCGCGCGATGCACTGCATCGAGCACGCTCTCATATTGCTGCGGCCCGGTAATTGACAGCACGCCGGGATAGGCGGCTTCGATCTGCTCGGGCTCGGCGCCCATGCAGCCGGTGACGATGACCTTGCCGTTTTCGGCCATCGCCTCGCCAATGGCGCCGAGCGATTCCTGCTTGGCGCTGTCGAGGAAGCCGCAGGTGTTGACGATGACGAGATCGGCGCCATCGTGCTTGCGCGCCAGTTCATACCCTTCCGCCCGCAACCGCGTGATGATGCGCTCGGAATCCACCAATGCCTTGGGGCATCCCAGCGAAACAAAGCTGACTTTGGGCGCGGCCGCCTGCTGCATCTCTAAACCTGCCTCGTGTCCCGGCTCTGGCATTCGCATCCCGTTGCGGCAGACTCTTTGCGAATGTTAGAGCCGAAGGGACACGAGCAAAAATGACTCTAGTGCGGCCCTGGATTTGACATTCGCCACGAGGACTCGCGGCCCCGGCAGGGCGAATGTCAAATCCACCGCACTGGTTGATGCGCAGGAGCTAGTCCCAATTGCTCATAATTACAAGGCTTTGAGCGGTCTTAAGGCGTGCTATGGATAGTTTGTCCGAAATGCGAGTGATGGATGGTTGCTGAGACGTCTCCCAAAATCGTCATTGTCGACGAAAGCCCGATCCGCGCCGCGATCCTCGAGGAAGGATTGCGGGAGGCGGGTTTTACGAGCGTCGTCCATATCAGCGAGATGCAGAGCCTGCTTGCCCGAATCTATGCGCTTGATCCGGATATCATTCTGATCGATCTGGAAAATCCGAGCCGCGATATTCTGGAACAAATGTTCCAGGTCAGCCGCGCCGTTCGCCGGCCGATCGCGATGTTCGTCGATCAGAGCGACGCGGCGTCGATCCAGGCCTCGGTTGACGCCGGCGTCTCCGCCTACATCGTCGACGGACTGAAGAAGGAACGCATCAAACCGATCCTCGACCTCTGCGTTTCCAGGTTCAACGCCTTCGCGAAGCTCCAGGATGAACTCGACCGCGCCAAATCCGCGCTCGAGGATCGCAAGGTCATCGATCGCGCCAAGGGCATCCTGATGAAGCTGAAGGGGCTGACGGAAGACGAGGCCTATGTGCTGCTGCGGTCGACGGCAATGCGTGAGAAAAAGAAAATCGGGGAGATCGCTCAATCGATCCTGACCGCATCGGAGTTGCTGAAATGAGCACACCGCTTCATATCGGCTTCATTCCGCTGGTCGATGCCGGAGCCCTGATCGTCGCCGTCGACAAGGGCTTTGCCGCCGCCGAAGGGCTCGATGTCACTTTGGTGCGCGAGGTGTCGTGGTCGAATGTCCGCGACAAGCTCAATATCGGCCTGTTCGATGCGGCGCATCTGCTGGCGCCGGTCGCGATCGCTTCCAGCCTCGGGCTCGGGCACGTGAAGGTGCCGATCGTGGCGCCGTTCAATCTCGGTCTCAACGGCAACGCGATCACGGTGTCGCCGGCGCTACATGCGGCGATCCTCAGCGAGATCGAGGGCGATCGGCTGGACCCGATGGCGACGGCGCTGGCGCTGGCGCGCGTTGTCGCCGCGCGGCGCAAAAGAGGCGCCGAACCCCTGACCTTCGGCATGACCTTTCCGTTTTCCACCCACAATTACCAGCTGCGCTTTTGGATGGCTGCCGGCGGCGTCGATCCCGACGAGGATGTGCGTCTGGTGGTGCTGCCGCCGCCGTACATGGTGGATAGCCTGGCCAATGGCCAGGTCGATGCGTTCTGCGTCGGCGCGCCCTGGAATTCGGTCGCGGTCGATCTTGGTGTTGGCCATATCCTGCATTTCGTCTCAGAAATCCTGGCGCGCGCCGCGGAGAAGGTGCTCGCGATGCGGCAGAGCTGGTCGGAGAAAAATCCGCAGGTCGTTGCGGCCCTGATCCGGGCCTCGCATCGTGCCGCTGAATTCATCGCAGAACCGCAAAACCGTGCCGAGGCGGCGCGCATTCTGGCGCAGCCGGACCGCATCGGCGTCGACGCGGATGTGATCCTGCGCACGCTGAACGGCAGGCTCAAGATTTCTCCCGATGGAACCATGCGCGAAAGCAGTCGCTATTGGCTGGTCGGGCGGGAAGGCGCATCACGGCCGGAGCCTGTCCAAGCCGCCTGGCTTTATGCCCAGATGGTGCGTGGGGGACAGGCCTCGATTGCTCCAGAAGCCCTCAGCACCGCCATGGCGGTGTTCCGTCCCGATCTTTACGACGCCGCACTGGGGCTGCGCAGTGACGCCTACAGCGAAGGGCTGGGTACGGTCGATGCCTTTGCCGGGCCGCGTTTTGACCCTGCCGATATTGCCGGATATCTCGGCTCGTTTTGATCCTGAATTCAGCTTCAGGAGCGATTGACTAAGTTCCGAGCAAATCGATTCGAAGCATAATTTTTAG is part of the Bradyrhizobium canariense genome and encodes:
- the rimO gene encoding 30S ribosomal protein S12 methylthiotransferase RimO, whose protein sequence is MQQAAAPKVSFVSLGCPKALVDSERIITRLRAEGYELARKHDGADLVIVNTCGFLDSAKQESLGAIGEAMAENGKVIVTGCMGAEPEQIEAAYPGVLSITGPQQYESVLDAVHRALPPVHNPHLDLVPPQGIKLTPRHYAYLKISEGCNNRCSFCIIPKLRGDLVSRSANDVLREAEKLVNAGVKELLVISQDTSAYGVDLKYAASPWRDREVRAKFYDLAQELGEFGAWVRLQYVYPYPHVDEVIGLMTQGKILPYLDIPFQHASPEILKQMKRPAAQDKTLGRIKKWREECPELTLRSTFIVGFPGETDSDFAYLLDWLEEAEIDRVGCFKYEPVAGASSNALGHAVPGEVKQERWNALMARQQKISARRLKRKVGSRQQVIIDEVGPTVSKGRSKADAPQIDGAVYVSSRRPLRVGEIVTAKIERADEYDLHGSVAGF
- a CDS encoding ANTAR domain-containing response regulator — encoded protein: MVAETSPKIVIVDESPIRAAILEEGLREAGFTSVVHISEMQSLLARIYALDPDIILIDLENPSRDILEQMFQVSRAVRRPIAMFVDQSDAASIQASVDAGVSAYIVDGLKKERIKPILDLCVSRFNAFAKLQDELDRAKSALEDRKVIDRAKGILMKLKGLTEDEAYVLLRSTAMREKKKIGEIAQSILTASELLK
- a CDS encoding CmpA/NrtA family ABC transporter substrate-binding protein, whose translation is MSTPLHIGFIPLVDAGALIVAVDKGFAAAEGLDVTLVREVSWSNVRDKLNIGLFDAAHLLAPVAIASSLGLGHVKVPIVAPFNLGLNGNAITVSPALHAAILSEIEGDRLDPMATALALARVVAARRKRGAEPLTFGMTFPFSTHNYQLRFWMAAGGVDPDEDVRLVVLPPPYMVDSLANGQVDAFCVGAPWNSVAVDLGVGHILHFVSEILARAAEKVLAMRQSWSEKNPQVVAALIRASHRAAEFIAEPQNRAEAARILAQPDRIGVDADVILRTLNGRLKISPDGTMRESSRYWLVGREGASRPEPVQAAWLYAQMVRGGQASIAPEALSTAMAVFRPDLYDAALGLRSDAYSEGLGTVDAFAGPRFDPADIAGYLGSF